In the genome of Plutella xylostella chromosome 6, ilPluXylo3.1, whole genome shotgun sequence, the window TTTCATAGGGATTAGTTTCAGAAGTGATCGTATCAAAACTCCATACTTAACTAGAGCTTCTGGGTACCTAACATTATATCTAATCCCTCTAgcattttttatacaaaaacgATATATATTTGCTTTTGCTATTAATACGAATCTTTACTTTTACAAATTATAGATTTATCTGAGAAAATATCGAATGGATTAAGATCACGGTATTGAAACCGGCTGAAAGTTAGTAAGAATCTAGCATTGCAGGCATCAGCAAACAGTCTCGTGCACtcagtggcggattaacctataagcacgacaagcacgtgcttggggccccgggcctccaggggcccccatcctctgctgctgtttcattttatgttgttgttgttcCTATGGCaccagaggtgcagagggtctcattttcattttatacatacattttattcatccaCAATATGTCCGATGTAATGAGTTTGCTCTGAttaaagggcctaccacacgcgcAAGcatcaccacagttttgcctgcgcaggccggcttaaacacggattaccgtgcgtgtggttggtaaagggcctaccacacgcgtaagtatcaccacaCGATACCCATTTTCGAACTACGTGATATATAGTGACCTGTAATTCCCGACGACTTAGTCATAATCTACAGGCACTATACCTTCAGTCAAGTGGCAGTCTGACATCAGGGATCCATGGAGCAGTGGATCTAGCCGCTGCAGCGTATAACCACAGTACTCACAAGGAGAGTCGCCTCGGGGTGGTGAGCGCCTGATGTCCTGACAGGTGCCGGAGCTGTTGATGGCACGCTCATTTCCCCTACTCCATCCGGATCCGGAGCACTCGTGTTTGGATCCACACTAGGGACAATGAAGAAGCCATTTGCCAGATCTCCATTCTGGTACCGGAGCTGTAATGCGCGCTCACCTCCCGACATGCAGACCTACATGTCTACCCATGGAGCCTACACAGCTGGGTCGGCCGGCGCATGCTATCTGTCACGCACTTCTTGATATCCAGTCAAGCACCGGAGATGTCGGTCCAACTGAGGTCGGACCAACTATAAGGGAAACTCACGTGCCCTGTGACTCTTTCGCATCAACGGCCCTCGTCCTAAACCGCTACTTGAGCCACTAGCTACGGGGAAGACGACCGGTGACAAGCTACCGGGCAGACGAACGTTGTCCCCCCCTGTAGCTAACCACGCGCCACTACGAATCCATACCCAAGTCCGGATCCACTAACAAGCTAGTGGAGGGCTCGAGATCCGGACGCCCGTAGTACCCTGGTCCAAACAGCCGGACTCGTAATTCCGGCTGCGCAACCCCGCACACCTCGGGTCCTGGTGGTGGGTGATCACCATTATCACCAGTATCACCACAGTTCCCAACTGCACAGGCCGGCTTGTACTGTAGGTACATGGAATACTATGGAATGGGTGGAAAAAGTGTATACCGCGCTAACCCCGCCGATTTTTGGGTATAGCAGGCAACTAGACTTTTTTCTATTGAAAAAACTCTAGTTGTTTgcaaacattgaaaatataccAGTAGAAGAAATACTTCCTCATTGGGAAACATTGTTTCCTGTTTCCACGCCGACGAAtttgacaataaaataataatttttaaaaaatgattgatAAGTAGTGGTTTTATGAAgtcgatttttttttaattatttaagtattattttattttattgtttttagtttatttgcaataaaaattgtcaatcaaaagtaagatgcaaataagttctactagtcaatacgaatcattcaagcctaaacacgaggtagttgctatataccgttgaggagttcccttgactgccttccgtttccatcatcagatcagctcaaggtcaccataatattattttttaaaagaactatatttacgttctaaacTTTATTAGAATCGGTTTATAGGTGctcaaaatggaaattcataccctgtttttacccctttacccacccttgcgggtagaataaaattctgaaaaaagggaccacccctgagctcaacccaatacatcgaaaaaataattttcgaAAACGGTctataaacggcggagtaatcggtaaacataaataaaaaaacatacagacgaattgagaaccttctccttttttcgaagtcggttaaaaatgagGCTTGCGCGTACTTAAATGTGCCGTGTGATAGCCCGGCATATCTGCCATACTATCATATATATCATATCATATATATCATATCATATATATCATACTATCTGCATATCTGCCCGGCATATCCCGGCGTACCTGCGTAGTTGCAACTGTGGTGATACCCGCGCCTGCCGTAGGCCCTTAAGGCAAGTTCTAAATTAGGGGCCTACACAGGCTTTGTGCTTAGGGCCTCCGATGctcttaatccgccactgcGTGCACTACTGGAGAAACGCACTGGAGTCGAGGACAAATTTCTAGAGATACTTTCGTTTCAAGACTGTTTTCGCCCTTTAGAAATAACAGATACCTCGGTCTCGAACAGTTGACTGttctatgtatacatatacctaccgcTGGAGCAATGAAGTCGTCGGCAAGGATCACCGTGTACTACTGGCAGGCGACTGGAGAGCGACCGACCaactaccgtaccaccaccgacacattaggaATTATCTGGCTATGTAAACAAGAAACGAAAACtgctaaaaaaaattaaaagtaaaggaaatgattaaaaaacaaaaaaaaatataacatcaatattttatttcttgtaatttaattacatagTACGCTACTGTATACGCTACATAAGATTATTCTTATTTCAATATCGACcacattttgaaaataatggacATACTTAAGTGTTCAAAATTAACTTAGCtactttataagtatttttttaaatcttaaatAATGCAAAAGCATATAATAGCTAAAAGCGTATTAGTGTATGCAAGCCTAAAAATAACTTTCAACTAATAATATCGATGATTGAGCTTATTTTTTAAACGTACTCAGGTACTTTCCTAGTCAGCTATGCCaaccttttacataaatacaaaagtTACGCACTGCaatgtacttaataatgaACAACAATATTCCTAGCACgataaataatcattaatacAAGAGAGAATTCAACAGAGGTAGGTTGTAATTATGGATTATATGCACtggttataattattgtaagtaaatgttatgataaaatactatgtcagAATACTATATAAAACATGGCTGAGGTTTTTCATCAGATCTTTGGTATTGTATATTCATTTCTTTCCcatttctttatttctttgtGTAGCAGCTTCCACAGCATTAATCAAAGTTGCTCTgaaaacataaaaagaaaTGAAATTATGTATGAGTATAAGATGAACTTATAAGCATTATGTTACCGtgttaaatagtaaaaagaaaataaaggcACTTATTTGTCATATCAGAACTAACTTTTTTTCCTAACATACTTAGACAACATTATTGAATCagtctattttattattgaatagcctattttattatttttagccGGATATAGCAACAGCTGCTGAAGATTCACAAAGTGCTACTCTTTTTCTAACAGGCAAACAAGAAGAAACTATGAAGTCTGCATAAATAAAGCAAGCATACaataaaaacctaaaaaatatACCTGATTCCCCCATTCTCCAAAGCGGTGACTCCACATATAGTGGATCCTCCCGGCGAGCAGACCTCATCCTTGAGAAGGCCCGGGTGCTTGCCGCTCTGCAACACCATCTGTCCGCTGCCAACCACAGTCTGAGCTGCGAACCGCAGCGCCAGGGCCCGTGGGACGCCCTGCTTCACTGCACCATCCGCCAATGCttctattattatgtacatctGGAAATATAGGTTAAAGTCTTTTTAGGAGTGagcaaatttttttttgttgtatattgtgtttttttataaatacagaATATTTACCACTGTTTTCAATCTTATATTACCTCTTTTTGTTTGTGGTTAAGAGAATGAATTTTATCTGTCTTTATCGGCAATCATGGGTGGCTTGTTTGTTATAGATAAAGTTTGCATagcataaatattttcgttttgttCCTTGATATCAATCAGTTCAGATAACTGTAGTAAAATTTGTAGTGTAATGAGCACAAGGCATGAGTCACATGATGTCGTAATTTTACCAGACTTATCttaacttatataaaaaatatcttgaacactactaggtaagtacttaatattagtGTTTGAGAATAACAGGTCAAATTATTCCTTTTGAAGTCTAATGCTGATTAAGTATACTTCCaggaatattttttacactatGTAAGTGTagttaaatgaaatgaaatgaactTACAAATGCTGGTCCACATCCACTGACTGCCCCGAGTGAGTCGATGAGATACTCGGGAACTCGCTCACATATTCCACAGCTGTTGAGCAGCTTTTCAACAATCTGGCATTCGTTTGCAAGCACACCGGCATCAGGGGTGTAAAGGCATGCCCCACTCCCAACAGCCATAGGGGTGTTAGGCATGGTCCGCACTACTTTAAACTTGATTGGCAGTATTTCAAGTGCCTGTAACAAAttgtatgatgatgatatttgtTGATGAGGTTTACTTGAGTCTTGTGACGATTAGTAGATGTGTGTTGTAATGTTTTAGCCTTTGCTTAGCGTACAGTAGTGTAGACTTTGCGGAATGTACAAACAAGATAATAATCATACTTGAAACATAATGAGACATTGACACGGATTAAAGCATACTTTACCATCGGGTATATGAAAGCAGTTTGATGTTTGATCCAAGCATGAAACTTAATGAGCAAGAATGTCAATGCATCCCACACACCTTTTTCAAATCATCAATACAAATCCCAGCCAACATTGAAATAAACAACACATTCTTAGGAGATTGGTTATTGAAATCGGTAATACAGTCAGAAACAGCCCTGTGTAACATATTTGGCTTTACACCCAAAAATATGACATCACATTTACTGAGTAATTCaccatttttgtttgtaatgtTAGTTCCCATCTGTTTCCAGTGTTGCAGGTTCTCTAGATGTGGTCCAGAAACCCATATTTTAGATGCAGGGTGGGTATCTGAAAGGTTTCATTAAAGTTTGAATTAGTACAGTATTTAAGAACATTTTAAAATCCACAAATATCTATAAAAGCtgtgcaaaaataatcttATAACTATTTGAGTACCATTTTTCAAAACTCCTTTGACGACAGCTGTGGACATATTTCCACCTCCTATGAAGCCAAGATTAAAATCCATTTTTAGGTCAAGATTAAAATCCATTCTTAGGACACAAATATACTGTTGGGAAATGAAATGGAAAGTTTTCAAagatgtaaaatataaaacagcaGAATTTGGATACCCCTGCCTGCAAAATCAACACAATATAaaaatgacactgacagtgACAGGTCACTGACACATGCGTCACTGTCATATGTCACAGAGGCGGGAGTGACAGTGACGTTTTTTAACGAAGTCTCAGAACAATAACATCACTTAAATGTAATGCGAGGCTTGAGAATACGTTAAAcacttttttaaaataaaattaacacgGTTTCGGTTATTTTTCAGCTTATTTTGATTATAAATTTACATGATTTTATGACCCACACGCCACGTAGACATTAgactttttattttacctcTTACGCAACAGACCTAGCGGTTTTTAGTGCTGccagtattttaaaaataatctacTATTATTTTGAAGGTATCACTTTACTTTAACAATGTATTTTGTCATATACTATACGTATTTTAAACCtaggtattataaatattacttaaatttatgaTGGTGGTGAGATTTATTTGagtttaaatgtttaaaattgatAGATCATAAAATCTCAACTTTTTAAAACGCCTCGTTTAAATATGTGGAGTAAATTATAGCAACACTGTCAGTTTGTGGCTTCACTTTCCGAGGGCGAGGTGCGGGATGTATTTTTACGTATTATTTTGATAACGTGATAAAAAAA includes:
- the LOC105384550 gene encoding pyrroline-5-carboxylate reductase 3, with product MDFNLDLKMDFNLGFIGGGNMSTAVVKGVLKNDTHPASKIWVSGPHLENLQHWKQMGTNITNKNGELLSKCDVIFLGVKPNMLHRAVSDCITDFNNQSPKNVLFISMLAGICIDDLKKALEILPIKFKVVRTMPNTPMAVGSGACLYTPDAGVLANECQIVEKLLNSCGICERVPEYLIDSLGAVSGCGPAFMYIIIEALADGAVKQGVPRALALRFAAQTVVGSGQMVLQSGKHPGLLKDEVCSPGGSTICGVTALENGGIRATLINAVEAATQRNKEMGKK